A genomic segment from Pseudomonas mendocina encodes:
- a CDS encoding Hsp70 family protein, with protein MSFSTPARACGIDFGTSNSTVGWLRPGQDSLLPLEDGKITLPSVIFFNTEERRPVYGRLALHEYLEGYEGRLMRSLKSLLGSKLLKSETTVLGSALPFKDLLGFFIGELKKRAEAQAERPFEEVVLGRPVFFVDDDPVADQEAQNTLVAVAHKLGFKEVSFQYEPIAAAFDYESSLDREELVLIVDIGGGTSDFSLVRLAPERHHLAERQQDILATGGVHIGGTDFDKQLSLSGVMPLFGYGSRMKSDAFMPTSYHLNLATWHTINALYAQKTQLALQNMRYDIVDATGIDRLFGLIEQRAGHWLAMQVEESKIALSEQDARPIDLSRIEPGLLAELTRPLFENAIEPLLERIRASLTQLLADADIAADQVDTLFFTGGSSGVPALRQSVAAMLPKARSVEGNTFGSIGSGLAIEAKKRYG; from the coding sequence ATGTCCTTCTCTACGCCCGCCCGCGCCTGCGGCATCGACTTCGGCACCTCCAACTCCACCGTCGGCTGGCTGCGCCCCGGCCAGGACAGCCTGCTGCCCTTGGAAGACGGCAAGATCACACTGCCCTCGGTGATCTTCTTCAACACCGAGGAACGTCGCCCGGTCTACGGTCGCCTGGCCCTGCACGAATACCTGGAAGGCTACGAAGGCCGCCTGATGCGCTCGCTCAAGAGCCTGCTGGGCTCCAAGCTGCTGAAGAGCGAAACCACCGTGCTGGGCAGCGCCCTGCCATTCAAGGACCTGCTCGGTTTCTTCATCGGTGAGCTGAAAAAACGCGCCGAAGCCCAGGCTGAGCGACCCTTCGAAGAAGTGGTATTGGGCCGCCCGGTGTTCTTCGTCGACGACGACCCGGTCGCTGACCAGGAGGCGCAGAACACCCTGGTGGCCGTGGCGCACAAACTCGGTTTCAAGGAGGTGTCCTTCCAGTACGAGCCCATCGCCGCAGCCTTCGACTACGAGTCGAGCCTAGATCGCGAGGAGCTGGTGCTGATCGTCGACATCGGCGGCGGTACCTCGGACTTCTCCCTGGTGCGCCTGGCGCCCGAGCGCCACCACCTGGCCGAACGTCAGCAGGACATTCTCGCCACCGGCGGCGTGCACATCGGCGGTACCGACTTCGACAAGCAGCTGTCGCTGTCCGGGGTGATGCCGCTGTTCGGCTACGGCAGCCGGATGAAGAGCGACGCCTTCATGCCCACCAGCTACCACCTCAACCTGGCCACCTGGCACACCATCAATGCGCTGTACGCGCAGAAGACCCAGCTGGCCCTGCAGAACATGCGCTACGACATCGTCGACGCCACCGGCATCGATCGCCTGTTCGGCCTGATCGAGCAACGCGCCGGGCACTGGCTGGCAATGCAGGTCGAGGAGAGCAAGATCGCCCTGAGCGAACAGGATGCACGTCCCATCGACCTGTCACGCATCGAACCGGGCCTGCTCGCAGAACTGACCCGCCCCTTGTTCGAGAACGCCATCGAGCCGCTGCTCGAACGTATCCGCGCCAGCCTCACGCAGTTGCTAGCCGATGCCGACATCGCCGCTGATCAGGTCGATACGCTGTTTTTCACCGGCGGTTCCAGCGGCGTGCCGGCGCTGCGCCAGAGCGTGGCGGCGATGCTGCCCAAAGCGCGTAGCGTGGAAGGCAACACCTTCGGCAGCATTGGTAGTGGCCTGGCCATCGAAGCCAAGAAGCGCTACGGCTAA
- a CDS encoding lysylphosphatidylglycerol synthase transmembrane domain-containing protein, translating to MSVVEAKPKLKRSDLIWTLIGLSAVVLSGFLLYRELRNISLDEIKGSIEAISHMNWLLAAAATLGAYWALAWYDRIAVAHLGKKIPWRFITLCSFTTYALAHNIGASVFSGAVVRYRAYRSKGLTPQEIGILIVFCSFTFALGTLLASGCVLIAQPDLIHRVANITPLVSMVIGGVLLSVVGLYVLGSWLQFKPWTLGKLHVEYPRLPIVSRQLLAGPLELLCAAAIIYFALPADNHPGYLVVLGVFLASFSLALLSHAPGGLGVLEVTFLAALPEIPAADVLAALIVFRVFYLLLPFALSLLVVLGFEWSQWKERQRGSNLPS from the coding sequence GTGTCTGTCGTAGAAGCCAAACCCAAACTGAAGCGCAGCGACCTGATCTGGACGCTGATCGGGCTCAGTGCCGTGGTGCTGTCTGGCTTTCTGCTCTACCGCGAGCTGCGCAATATCTCCCTCGACGAGATCAAGGGCAGCATCGAAGCGATCTCCCACATGAACTGGCTGCTTGCCGCAGCGGCTACCCTCGGCGCCTATTGGGCCCTGGCCTGGTACGACCGCATCGCCGTCGCTCATCTCGGCAAGAAGATTCCCTGGCGCTTCATCACCCTGTGCTCCTTCACCACCTACGCCCTGGCTCACAATATCGGCGCCTCGGTATTTTCCGGGGCCGTCGTGCGTTATCGCGCCTATCGCAGCAAGGGCCTGACGCCGCAAGAGATCGGCATTCTCATCGTCTTCTGCTCTTTCACCTTCGCCCTCGGCACGCTGCTCGCCAGCGGCTGCGTACTGATCGCCCAGCCCGACCTGATCCACAGGGTCGCCAACATCACCCCGTTGGTCTCGATGGTCATCGGCGGCGTGCTGCTGAGTGTGGTCGGCCTCTACGTACTGGGCTCCTGGCTGCAGTTCAAACCCTGGACTCTGGGCAAGCTGCATGTGGAATATCCACGTCTGCCGATTGTCAGCCGTCAACTGCTGGCCGGCCCGCTGGAGCTGCTCTGCGCCGCGGCGATCATCTACTTCGCCCTGCCAGCGGACAATCACCCCGGCTATCTGGTAGTGCTCGGCGTGTTTCTCGCCTCCTTCTCCCTGGCGCTGTTGTCCCATGCGCCGGGTGGCCTGGGCGTACTGGAAGTGACCTTCCTCGCCGCCCTGCCGGAAATTCCTGCCGCCGACGTACTGGCCGCGCTGATCGTGTTCCGCGTGTTCTACCTGCTGCTGCCCTTTGCCTTGTCGCTGCTGGTGGTGCTGGGCTTCGAATGGAGCCAGTGGAAGGAAAGACAGCGTGGCAGCAACCTGCCGTCCTGA
- a CDS encoding YqaA family protein produces MFGLSAYPALFLSAFGAATLLPLQSEAVLVALLLAGQHPLWALLLAATLGNVLGSWVNWLLGRSIEHYRERRWFPVSPVRLQQAQAWYARYGRWSLLLSWMPVIGDPLTLVAGVMRERLWIFLLIVTLAKAGRYAVLAALTLAWI; encoded by the coding sequence ATGTTCGGTCTTTCCGCCTACCCGGCTCTGTTTCTTTCCGCCTTCGGCGCGGCAACGCTGTTACCCCTGCAGTCCGAGGCCGTACTGGTGGCGCTGTTGCTGGCCGGCCAGCATCCGCTATGGGCGCTGCTGCTTGCCGCGACCCTGGGCAACGTGCTGGGCTCATGGGTCAACTGGCTGCTGGGGCGCTCGATCGAGCATTACCGCGAGCGGCGCTGGTTTCCCGTCAGCCCGGTTCGGTTGCAACAGGCGCAGGCCTGGTATGCCCGTTATGGTCGCTGGTCGTTGCTGCTCAGTTGGATGCCGGTGATCGGCGACCCTTTGACGCTGGTTGCCGGGGTGATGCGCGAGCGCCTGTGGATATTTCTGCTCATCGTCACCCTGGCCAAAGCTGGCCGCTACGCGGTGCTGGCGGCGCTGACACTGGCCTGGATATGA
- a CDS encoding VC0807 family protein: MTATTDSRTPTHKPRPLIDLAISILIPSFILMKLSGEHRLGADGALLLALAFPLGWGAFELIKYRKFNFIALLGLISVALTGGIGLLHLDTQWLAVKEAAIPGLIGIAVLVSTRTRYPLIRTLLFNKTVLNVDKIHDRLEQGGHVEHFETRLMRATYWLSGTFFFSSFMNYVLAKWIVVSPAGTEAFNDELGRMTLLSYPMIAIPSMIMLMAIFYYLWKTIHGLTGLNLEEIMANSGQESQN; encoded by the coding sequence ATGACCGCCACCACTGACAGCCGTACCCCGACACACAAGCCCCGCCCCCTGATCGATCTGGCCATCAGCATCCTGATTCCCTCGTTCATTTTGATGAAGCTCAGTGGCGAACACCGCCTCGGCGCCGACGGCGCGTTGCTGCTGGCCCTGGCCTTCCCCTTGGGCTGGGGAGCGTTCGAGCTGATCAAGTACCGCAAATTCAATTTCATCGCCCTGCTCGGCCTGATCAGTGTGGCGCTGACCGGCGGGATTGGCCTGCTGCATCTGGATACCCAATGGCTGGCGGTGAAGGAGGCCGCCATTCCCGGTCTGATCGGCATCGCCGTGCTGGTGTCCACCCGCACCCGCTATCCGCTGATCCGCACCCTGCTGTTCAACAAGACCGTACTCAACGTCGACAAGATCCATGATCGCCTGGAACAAGGCGGCCACGTCGAGCATTTCGAAACACGGCTGATGCGCGCGACCTACTGGCTCAGCGGCACCTTCTTCTTCTCCTCGTTCATGAACTACGTGCTGGCCAAGTGGATCGTGGTCAGCCCGGCCGGCACCGAGGCGTTCAACGACGAGCTGGGGCGCATGACCCTGCTCAGCTATCCGATGATCGCCATTCCCTCGATGATCATGCTGATGGCCATCTTCTACTACCTGTGGAAGACCATTCATGGCCTGACCGGGCTGAACTTGGAAGAGATCATGGCCAATAGCGGCCAGGAATCGCAGAACTGA
- a CDS encoding substrate-binding domain-containing protein, which produces MPRITPFICLLLSAAWLAVPSAWARECIGLVPAGSSSYWAELEAGARRTAADLQLELYTRGPAQEGRVEVQLQLIDHVLAHGCKALIIAPAGDAIDTRIAALRAEGIPTVYVDRSVAGEGAYALVATDNFLAGQLAGQQLAERLGRGGRVGVLRLRPGLQSTEERERGFLLAAQSAGLQVVFDTYLGDDRQRIVQALSEQLPRLDGLFSPNGTSSRATLAALRQLGKAGQVDLVGFDGGEPLFSALREGQIQALLLQQPQAMGDHAVRLVQRALSGERAISRLQLLLEPRVMTARDLADTTAPAQAW; this is translated from the coding sequence ATGCCGAGAATCACCCCCTTCATTTGCCTGCTGCTGAGCGCCGCGTGGCTGGCGGTGCCCTCTGCCTGGGCGCGTGAATGCATTGGCCTGGTGCCGGCCGGCTCCTCGTCCTACTGGGCCGAGCTGGAGGCTGGAGCGAGGCGTACTGCCGCCGACCTGCAGCTGGAACTTTATACCCGCGGGCCAGCACAGGAGGGCCGCGTCGAGGTGCAACTGCAACTGATCGACCACGTTCTCGCCCATGGCTGCAAGGCGTTGATCATCGCACCGGCCGGCGACGCCATCGATACACGTATCGCTGCTTTGCGCGCCGAAGGCATTCCTACCGTCTACGTTGATCGCAGTGTCGCCGGTGAAGGCGCCTATGCGCTGGTGGCGACCGACAACTTCCTTGCCGGCCAGTTGGCCGGGCAGCAGTTGGCAGAGCGTCTGGGGCGCGGTGGTCGGGTTGGCGTATTGCGCCTGCGCCCTGGCCTGCAATCGACCGAAGAGCGCGAGCGCGGCTTTCTGCTGGCAGCCCAATCGGCAGGGCTGCAGGTAGTGTTCGATACCTATCTGGGCGATGACCGCCAGCGCATCGTCCAGGCCCTGAGCGAGCAACTACCCAGGCTCGACGGCCTGTTCAGCCCCAATGGCACCAGCAGTCGGGCAACCTTGGCGGCCCTGCGCCAGCTGGGCAAGGCCGGGCAGGTAGACCTCGTCGGCTTCGACGGGGGCGAGCCGCTGTTCAGTGCGCTGCGCGAGGGACAGATCCAGGCCCTGTTGCTGCAACAACCGCAGGCGATGGGGGATCATGCGGTGCGCCTGGTGCAGCGTGCCCTGAGCGGTGAACGGGCCATTTCGCGTCTGCAGTTGCTGCTCGAACCTCGTGTAATGACCGCCAGGGATTTGGCTGATACGACCGCGCCCGCACAAGCTTGGTGA
- a CDS encoding substrate-binding periplasmic protein translates to MNLKYPVAVLLLLGSLSAHLSAAELRLYTEDYRPFSYLQDGKPSGMAVAVIEALIRRTGETAHIELVPWTRGYHQVRHQADSALFSTVRTVQREAEFQWVGPIARGHTRFYTFKDAGLRVASLDDVRQLGTLAIPKQWYSYELLREQNLQNLYGVSTPQDMLRMFRHGRVKLLLANTLTLDGMLAEQGMHAGQLQAQFDLMPNDSYIAFSLHTDAARVARWQSALQDMRHDGSLERIYRHWFPHVDERALADLLRAD, encoded by the coding sequence ATGAACCTGAAGTATCCGGTCGCGGTTCTGTTGCTACTTGGCAGCCTTAGCGCCCATCTGTCGGCCGCCGAGTTGCGGCTGTACACCGAAGACTACCGACCGTTCAGCTATCTGCAGGACGGCAAGCCCAGCGGCATGGCTGTGGCTGTGATCGAGGCGCTGATCCGCCGTACCGGCGAAACGGCACATATCGAGCTGGTGCCCTGGACGCGCGGCTATCATCAGGTTCGCCATCAGGCCGATAGCGCGCTGTTTTCTACCGTGCGTACGGTGCAGCGTGAGGCCGAGTTTCAGTGGGTCGGGCCAATCGCGCGCGGCCATACGCGTTTCTACACGTTCAAAGATGCCGGGCTGCGCGTCGCCAGTCTCGATGATGTACGCCAACTCGGCACACTTGCCATACCCAAACAGTGGTACAGCTACGAGCTGTTGCGTGAGCAGAATCTGCAGAACCTGTATGGCGTATCGACCCCGCAGGACATGCTGCGCATGTTTCGCCACGGCCGGGTCAAGCTGTTGCTGGCCAACACCCTTACGCTCGATGGCATGCTCGCCGAACAGGGCATGCATGCCGGGCAGTTGCAGGCGCAATTCGACCTGATGCCCAACGACTCCTACATCGCCTTTTCCCTGCACACCGATGCCGCCCGCGTCGCCCGTTGGCAGAGCGCGCTGCAGGACATGCGCCATGACGGCAGCCTGGAGCGCATCTATCGGCACTGGTTTCCACATGTCGACGAGCGAGCATTGGCCGATCTGCTGCGCGCCGATTGA
- a CDS encoding substrate-binding periplasmic protein: protein MGKRLHRWLCVLLVALCASAEAQLRLLTEDAPPMSFIRDGEPSGFAIEVVRALLARTGDTGQIELMPWTRALYLAQQDEDIALFSTVRTPEREDKFHWVGPIVVGTTSFYSLKARKLVIDTLQQAAASGPLALPKQWYTYETLSAKGFTNLYGVPRSKQMMTMLKHGRVNLIATEDLTLAGELAAVELKPQDVTAHVPFMRSAYYIAFSPQTSVVRVVRWQRALQQMHEDGSLEAILRRWLPHAPMPPMEP from the coding sequence ATGGGCAAGCGCTTGCATCGATGGTTGTGCGTCTTGCTGGTGGCGCTATGTGCGTCGGCCGAAGCACAGTTGCGCCTGCTCACCGAGGATGCGCCGCCGATGAGTTTCATACGCGATGGCGAACCCAGCGGTTTTGCCATCGAGGTAGTCAGGGCCTTGTTGGCGCGTACCGGCGACACCGGGCAGATCGAGTTGATGCCCTGGACGCGTGCCCTCTATCTGGCCCAGCAGGACGAAGACATTGCCCTTTTCTCCACCGTGCGTACGCCCGAACGTGAGGATAAGTTCCACTGGGTCGGCCCCATCGTCGTAGGCACCACCAGCTTCTACTCGCTGAAAGCCCGCAAGCTGGTCATCGACACCTTGCAGCAGGCCGCAGCCAGCGGTCCTCTGGCGCTGCCCAAACAGTGGTACACCTACGAAACCCTGAGTGCCAAGGGTTTCACCAACCTCTATGGCGTACCCAGGTCGAAGCAGATGATGACCATGCTCAAGCACGGACGGGTCAACCTGATCGCCACCGAGGACCTGACCCTGGCTGGTGAGCTGGCCGCTGTCGAACTCAAGCCGCAGGATGTCACCGCGCACGTGCCGTTCATGCGCTCGGCCTATTACATCGCCTTTTCCCCGCAGACCTCGGTAGTCCGTGTGGTGCGCTGGCAGCGTGCATTGCAGCAGATGCACGAGGACGGCAGCCTCGAGGCCATCCTCAGGCGCTGGCTGCCGCATGCACCGATGCCGCCGATGGAACCGTAG
- a CDS encoding type II secretion system F family protein, producing MSRPNVTLDLRSRAGLFAHLGAMERAGVPIDRALASLSLGVRHETAVKRLRQMVGNGRDLASSGQLSGVFTPLESALVRAAQEAGALAHIYEQLAQRYEAQARHAAELVSRLLLPAGVLMLALAVKPLPALVAGTLSAAGYLAAVLLPVLWLSILLFGARALWRRWQQRRTDQPGPFDDLLLAMPVLGSLQRRADMRNFCDSLGLLLEAGMPVLDALPRASSAVSNARLRRDFANLAPRVAAGQSLVRAFDGLSFPGKAMLIGVLNTGEATGRPGEALLRFARLQAQQLATTQQMLASWAPRLFYLAVAIWMAYGLLTGGGFFPALPAELAGR from the coding sequence ATGTCGCGTCCCAATGTCACTCTTGATCTGCGCAGCCGCGCCGGGTTGTTCGCTCACCTGGGGGCGATGGAGCGGGCGGGCGTGCCCATCGATCGAGCGCTGGCCAGCTTGAGTCTCGGCGTGCGCCATGAGACCGCTGTGAAGCGCTTGCGGCAGATGGTGGGCAATGGACGCGACCTGGCGAGTTCCGGCCAGTTGAGTGGCGTGTTCACGCCACTGGAAAGCGCCTTGGTGCGTGCCGCGCAGGAAGCCGGCGCACTGGCGCATATCTACGAGCAACTGGCGCAGCGTTACGAGGCGCAGGCACGCCACGCCGCCGAGCTCGTCTCACGTTTGCTGCTGCCCGCAGGCGTGTTGATGCTGGCGCTGGCGGTCAAACCCTTGCCCGCCTTGGTCGCTGGAACCCTGAGTGCCGCTGGCTACCTCGCGGCCGTGCTGCTACCCGTATTGTGGCTATCGATATTGCTGTTCGGCGCACGCGCGTTGTGGCGGCGCTGGCAGCAGCGGCGAACCGATCAGCCTGGCCCGTTCGACGATCTACTACTGGCCATGCCGGTGCTCGGTAGCTTGCAGCGTCGTGCGGACATGCGAAATTTCTGCGACAGCCTCGGGCTGTTGCTGGAGGCGGGGATGCCGGTACTCGATGCCCTGCCGCGTGCCAGCAGCGCGGTGAGCAATGCGAGGCTGCGGCGGGATTTCGCCAATCTGGCGCCGCGAGTCGCTGCCGGACAATCACTGGTGCGCGCCTTCGATGGGCTGAGCTTTCCCGGCAAAGCGATGCTGATCGGCGTGCTCAATACCGGTGAGGCCACCGGTCGGCCCGGTGAGGCGCTGCTGCGCTTCGCCCGCCTGCAGGCGCAGCAACTGGCCACGACCCAGCAGATGTTGGCGAGCTGGGCGCCGCGGCTGTTCTATCTGGCTGTCGCGATCTGGATGGCGTACGGCCTGTTGACCGGCGGCGGCTTCTTCCCGGCGCTGCCAGCGGAGCTGGCTGGCCGATAA
- a CDS encoding isocitrate lyase/PEP mutase family protein produces MQRASHHELRSAFRALLASDRCYHTASVFDPMSARIAADLDFEVGILGGSVASLQVLGAPDFALITLSEFVEQAARIGRVARLPVIADADHGYGNALNVMRTVVELERAGVAALTIEDTLLPAQFGRKSTDLISIEEGVGKILAALEARVDPELSIIARTHAGVLEVDEVIRRTRAYEAAGADGICLVGVRDFAHLEQITAGLKVPLMLVTYGNPELRDNQRLARLGVRIVVNGHAAYFAAIKATYDCLREQRGAQPCDLNATELTHKYTMPEDYILWAKEFMEVRE; encoded by the coding sequence CTGCAACGTGCATCCCACCATGAGCTACGCAGCGCCTTTCGTGCTCTGCTGGCTTCCGACCGCTGCTATCACACCGCGTCGGTCTTCGATCCCATGTCCGCCCGCATCGCCGCCGACCTCGATTTCGAGGTCGGCATCCTTGGTGGCTCCGTCGCCTCTCTGCAGGTGCTCGGTGCGCCGGATTTTGCCCTGATCACCCTCAGCGAGTTCGTCGAGCAGGCCGCGCGCATCGGCCGCGTCGCCCGCCTGCCGGTGATCGCCGATGCCGACCACGGTTACGGCAACGCGCTCAACGTGATGCGCACCGTGGTCGAGCTGGAACGCGCTGGCGTCGCCGCGCTGACCATCGAAGACACCCTGCTGCCGGCCCAGTTCGGTCGCAAGTCCACCGACCTGATCTCCATCGAGGAGGGCGTCGGCAAGATCCTCGCCGCGCTGGAAGCGCGCGTCGACCCCGAACTCTCCATCATCGCCCGGACCCACGCCGGGGTGCTGGAGGTGGACGAAGTGATCCGCCGCACCCGCGCCTATGAGGCCGCTGGCGCCGATGGCATCTGCCTGGTCGGGGTCAGGGATTTCGCCCACCTGGAGCAGATCACCGCAGGTCTCAAGGTGCCGCTGATGCTGGTTACCTACGGCAACCCCGAGCTGCGCGACAACCAGCGCCTGGCGCGCCTCGGCGTACGCATCGTGGTCAACGGCCACGCTGCCTACTTCGCCGCGATCAAGGCCACCTACGACTGCCTGCGCGAACAGCGCGGTGCGCAGCCGTGCGACCTCAATGCCACCGAGCTGACTCACAAATACACCATGCCCGAGGACTACATCCTTTGGGCCAAGGAGTTCATGGAAGTCCGCGAGTAA
- a CDS encoding DksA/TraR family C4-type zinc finger protein, with the protein MAGGWASDDAVQEQIDSSIEDAVARARSQLPKGESLRHCEECDAAIPEARRQAIPGVRLCVNCQAEHDRENAAFSGYNRRGSKDSQLR; encoded by the coding sequence ATGGCCGGTGGTTGGGCAAGCGACGACGCAGTTCAGGAACAGATCGACAGCAGCATCGAGGACGCCGTCGCGCGTGCCCGTAGCCAGTTGCCGAAAGGTGAGAGCCTGCGTCACTGCGAAGAGTGCGATGCGGCCATTCCCGAGGCCCGTCGCCAGGCGATTCCCGGCGTGCGCCTGTGCGTCAATTGCCAGGCCGAGCACGACCGCGAGAACGCCGCTTTCAGCGGTTACAACCGCCGTGGCAGCAAGGACAGCCAGTTGCGCTGA
- a CDS encoding DUF3592 domain-containing protein, which yields MLTTPSRLLKGGFFTLAGLALITATVVQTSARLDLLDSALQADGNVVALNAGSSHPEIAFTDNSGARISYPQGGWIYGYQVGMQVKVYYRAEAPETSAVIDDFGALWGVSAFLGLLGSIFMVSGLLTLFRRP from the coding sequence ATGCTCACTACTCCATCTCGCCTGCTCAAGGGCGGTTTCTTCACCTTGGCAGGCCTCGCACTGATTACCGCAACGGTCGTGCAGACCTCCGCCCGCCTGGACCTTCTAGACTCCGCCCTTCAGGCCGACGGTAATGTCGTCGCCCTCAATGCAGGCAGCTCTCACCCTGAAATAGCCTTCACCGATAACAGCGGCGCCCGTATTTCTTACCCCCAGGGCGGCTGGATTTACGGCTATCAGGTTGGCATGCAGGTAAAGGTCTACTACCGGGCCGAGGCACCGGAAACCTCTGCCGTGATCGATGATTTCGGCGCGCTCTGGGGCGTCTCGGCCTTTCTCGGGCTGCTGGGTTCCATCTTCATGGTCAGCGGGTTGCTGACCCTATTCAGACGCCCATAA
- a CDS encoding hemerythrin domain-containing protein: MTIFEALRISHDIQRELAQKLIATQGDSAERHALFSQLKQELAVHSVAEERHFYIPLMQQDAGVDLSRHAIAEHHQMDEMIEDLEETDPSSPSWLAQAKALAEKVEHHLKEEEHTFFQMAGKLLRDKEKQQLAGDYLSAYDEMKQAS; the protein is encoded by the coding sequence ATGACGATTTTTGAAGCCTTGCGCATCAGCCACGACATTCAGCGCGAACTGGCGCAGAAACTGATCGCCACCCAGGGCGATAGCGCCGAGCGCCACGCCTTGTTCTCTCAGCTCAAGCAGGAGCTGGCCGTGCATTCGGTGGCCGAGGAGCGCCATTTCTATATTCCCCTGATGCAGCAGGACGCGGGCGTCGATCTGTCGCGCCATGCGATTGCCGAGCATCACCAGATGGACGAAATGATCGAGGATCTGGAAGAAACCGACCCCAGCAGCCCGAGCTGGCTGGCGCAAGCCAAGGCGCTGGCGGAAAAGGTCGAGCATCATCTCAAGGAAGAAGAACATACCTTCTTCCAGATGGCCGGCAAGCTGCTTCGTGACAAGGAGAAGCAGCAACTGGCTGGTGATTACCTGAGCGCTTACGACGAGATGAAGCAGGCGTCCTGA
- the ureC gene encoding urease subunit alpha gives MKISRQAYADMFGPTVGDKVRLADTDLWIEVEKDFTTYGEEVKFGGGKVIRDGMGQGQLCAADVVDTLITNALIIDHWGIVKADVGLKDGRIAAIGKAGNPDIQQDVTIAIGAGTEVIAGEGMILTAGGIDTHIHFICPQQIEEALMSGVTTMIGGGTGPATGTNATTCTSGPWHMARMLQAADAFPMNLGFTGKGNASLPEPLIEQVKAGAIGLKLHEDWGTTPAAIDNCLSVADQYDVQVAIHTDTLNESGFVETTLGAFKGRTIHTYHTEGAGGGHAPDIIKACGFPNVLPSSTNPTRPFTKNTIDEHLDMLMVCHHLDPSIAEDVAFAESRIRRETIAAEDILHDLGAFSMISSDSQAMGRVGEVITRTWQTADKMKKQRGPLPEDAPGNDNFRAKRYIAKYTINPAITHGISHEVGSIEVGKWADLVLWRPAFFGVKPTLILKGGAIAASLMGDANASIPTPQPVHYRPMFASYAGSRHATSITFISQAAFDAGVPQQLGLQKQIGVVKGCREVQKTDLIHNGYLPNIEVDPQNYQVKADGQLLWCEPADVLPMAQRYFLF, from the coding sequence ATGAAAATCAGCAGACAAGCCTACGCCGACATGTTCGGCCCCACCGTCGGCGACAAGGTGCGCCTGGCCGATACCGACCTGTGGATCGAGGTGGAGAAGGACTTCACCACCTACGGCGAAGAAGTGAAATTCGGCGGCGGCAAGGTGATCCGCGACGGCATGGGCCAGGGCCAGCTGTGCGCCGCCGATGTGGTCGACACCCTGATCACCAACGCCCTGATCATCGACCACTGGGGCATCGTCAAAGCCGACGTCGGCCTCAAGGACGGGCGCATCGCCGCCATCGGCAAGGCCGGCAACCCGGATATCCAACAGGACGTGACCATCGCCATCGGCGCGGGCACCGAGGTGATCGCCGGTGAAGGCATGATCCTCACCGCGGGCGGCATCGACACCCACATCCACTTCATCTGCCCGCAGCAGATCGAAGAAGCGTTGATGAGCGGCGTCACCACCATGATCGGCGGCGGCACCGGGCCGGCCACAGGCACCAACGCCACCACCTGCACCTCCGGGCCCTGGCATATGGCGCGCATGCTGCAAGCCGCCGACGCCTTCCCGATGAATCTGGGCTTTACCGGCAAGGGCAACGCCTCGCTGCCCGAGCCTTTGATCGAGCAGGTGAAAGCCGGCGCCATTGGCCTCAAGCTGCACGAGGACTGGGGCACCACCCCGGCGGCCATCGACAACTGCCTGTCAGTCGCCGACCAGTACGACGTGCAGGTGGCGATCCACACCGACACGCTGAACGAGTCCGGCTTCGTCGAAACCACCCTTGGCGCGTTCAAGGGCCGCACCATCCACACCTATCACACCGAGGGTGCCGGCGGCGGCCACGCACCGGACATCATCAAGGCCTGCGGCTTCCCCAACGTGCTGCCGTCCTCGACCAACCCGACCCGCCCGTTCACCAAGAACACCATCGACGAGCACCTGGACATGCTCATGGTCTGCCACCACCTCGACCCAAGCATCGCCGAGGACGTGGCCTTTGCCGAAAGCCGCATCCGCCGCGAGACCATCGCCGCCGAGGACATCCTGCATGACCTGGGCGCGTTCTCCATGATCAGCTCCGACAGCCAGGCCATGGGCCGCGTCGGCGAGGTGATCACGCGCACCTGGCAGACCGCCGACAAGATGAAGAAGCAGCGCGGCCCGCTGCCCGAGGACGCCCCCGGCAACGACAACTTCCGCGCCAAGCGCTACATCGCCAAATACACCATCAACCCGGCGATCACCCACGGTATCAGCCACGAAGTGGGCTCGATCGAAGTGGGTAAGTGGGCCGATCTGGTGCTCTGGCGCCCGGCCTTCTTCGGCGTCAAGCCGACGCTGATCCTCAAGGGTGGGGCGATTGCCGCCAGCCTGATGGGCGACGCCAACGCTTCGATCCCGACGCCGCAACCGGTGCACTACCGGCCGATGTTCGCCAGCTACGCCGGCAGCCGTCATGCCACCAGCATCACCTTTATCAGCCAGGCGGCGTTCGACGCCGGGGTGCCGCAGCAGCTCGGATTGCAGAAGCAGATTGGCGTGGTCAAGGGCTGTCGCGAGGTGCAGAAAACCGACCTGATCCACAACGGCTACCTGCCGAATATCGAGGTCGATCCGCAGAACTATCAGGTCAAGGCCGACGGCCAATTGCTCTGGTGCGAGCCGGCCGACGTGCTACCGATGGCGCAGCGGTATTTCCTGTTCTGA